The segment AATCACTGCCCACGGAGCCAATCCCATATTTCCACAGAAACTATATGATTTTTGATGCATAATAGATTTATGGGTTAATTTTGAGTGGTCCACCACAGGAATCAAAATGCATCTTTGGGTTTTAGCTCTTGTTTCTGTTGGTGCAGTAAGAAACTAGAAAAgtttgcagctgctggaagaggaGGGTATGTTGAGAGGCTGATAAGGATGCTCAACCTGATAAGCAGGGTCCACGTTCTGGGGTAAAGTACCTGGTTTCATTTGCTTCCTCCCAGCACAGAAACACTCCTCTCACAGCAACCAGTACCACTGCTGTAAGTGTCAGTGAAACCAACTATCCTGCCTCTTCAAATAATGTCATTTATAAAACACAGCAGTGAAGGACAGGAGATAATTTGGCTCTGGGCTGGATGCAAGAGAAGCtcaaagaaaggcaaaagaacAGAATATATCTgacctcttcctcttctttcctcaCCCCAGCAGAGAACTCCACACACCAACTTCAAATCACACACATGCAGTCTGGAAAGTGTTGCTGTAGGCTATAATTCCCCACCTGCCTTCTGAAGGTCATCATTTATCACATTCCTTAGTTCATTTCTATCCAACTTGAATTAATTAGGAAGCAATCCTTTCAGTTTCAGTGTTTTCCATGAGAGGAAGCAAATGAAGACTTCCAAAtgttaagtaaataaataaaattaatttgattacatttgttttcagaaatgcacaGAGATTGTGGCCATCACATTAGTCAAAGAGCCATATATGGTGAGCTATGTAATGTCATAAACTGCACTCCTCTATCAGTGTTGCATAAGCCCAAGCAGACACCAGAACTGATATGCACCTTTTTCCCCTatcccctccctctcccatcTCTTTGTATTGCAGTTGCCATCTGACTTTCAGGAAAGAGTCAGCATCCATCTGGAAAAACATGGGTGCAGCCTTTCTGTCCCCTTGTGCCACACATCTTACGCGGACACCATACCCACCTGCGTCATTGCCAAAGTACTGGAAAAACCAGACCCAAACAGCTTGTCTTCACACTTGTCAAGCCCCTCTACAAGGGAATTTCAGGACTCTGCTGGAAAACTCGGGCAAAGGCCCCAGTACAAGTCAGACATCTACTGCAGTGACACTGCCCTTTACTGCcctgaggagaggaggagggagaggaggcagaGTGTGGACACACAAGTGAAAGATGTGGGGTTCCTGCGGTCCCAAAACTCCACAGACAGTACTGTCGAAGAAGATGGTTTCCATTCCAGCTTCTCTCACGAAGCCTTCCCAGAGTATATTACCTCTTTGCCGACCTCCAGCTCTTATTCCAGCTTCAGCGTCACATCCGAGGAGAAGGAGAACGCCCAAGCCAACACAATGACAGCCTCTCAGCAAGCGATCTACATGAGCAACCGAGACGAACTCTTTGAAAGAAAGTCACCTGCAGGTTACGAGCATCAGGGAAGCCCGAGGTTTGCCAAGTCCAAACCTGCGCAGCACATGGAGCTTGCTGACGACAATGAGAACTCGCCCACTTTCACTAGGACTCTGCCTCCTTATGCAAATGAACCCTTTCATTTCTCAGCCATGACACCACAGCAGGCTTTAGCGAATCAGAAAATGAGCACCCACCTTTCAGAAGAAGACTTGCCTGGGCGATGGAGGCAATTGAGCGTGGAGGACATTGGTGCATACTCCTACAGGAACACTGACAGGCTATCGCCCTGCAGTTTTTCAGAGCAGTACTACAGCAGCCCAATTAAAAAGGGAGACAGTCGAGCAAGCCCCATCTATGCCACCTACAAAGCAGATAGCTGCTCAGAGGGAGATGATATCTGCCAAAGCAGACTTGTGGATTCTTGCTTCCTGAGAACAGACAGTGGCCTGAACATTGACATCAGCACTAGCTGTAAGCAGGACAAGTTGCCCacttacaaaacaaaagaatcaagagaccaaaaaaatgaaaggatcACCGTCCAGTTATGCAGTaacaaaaacattgaaaatagCCCAGTGTTGAAAAGAGAATACGTGGACGTGAGCCCCAACAGCTCAGCAGAGTCCCTCAATCAGAGTTCGATGGAGGCCTCAGAAATCCACCAGTCTTCCATGGAGCAAGGAAGCCATTCGGGTATTcacagcaaacagcagcagtttCAACGGACTGGAAGTACTGGCTTGAGTCGGAAGGACAGCCTTACAAAAGCACAACTATATGGAACCCTTCTGAACTAGGCATCTTCCAGAACTGCAATAAGACAACACACAAAAGGAAGCAAACAGCGTTTGATACTTCTAGTGAACATAAGGTTCTCAGAAACAggattattataaaatatatattcataatgGTACtatatgtttaaaacaaaaatctctcCAAAAATGTTATACAGCACTTTTCACTTAACATCCTTTCCACATGGGAGAtcatcccctcccctcttttataaacctgaaatatttttataaacaaaatggTATTTATTATACTATCCTAAGCTATTTGAACAGGATTCTTTTCCCTTCAAGCAggtttcttatttatttttgtgcatgAGGCCATCTGTGCCTAAACTCTTGGAGGAAAAGGGTACAATCATGACggcagtgacaaaaaaaaataaatccacctgataaaataccataaaatctcatatgaaaacaaaactaacaagAATGGTGAATTTGAAgaagtatattttttaaaaagaatggaATTGTATCTTATTTCATACAAATGTATTTATGAGTGACTAATGTATGCACAAAGTGATAccaatattttgttcttttaatccACTGTGTTTCTGCTTTCCTATTTTTCCTTGTATACTACCTCAAAAGTAATTGAGGGTTTCTTTGTCACATTTTCTGTAGGCTTGCATTTATATTGTCTAAAATGCATGCAGTGTCATAATTAATACTGTATTTTGCATTACTTAATAAAAGACACCAGTGGAGATACTTTATGTACtttatggtttttttttccttcattaaaaCATGCTTTGGACAATAGAATATGGGATTGCTCTGGGTAGTATCAGTGCAGCAAGAGTTATTGAGTAAAGCTACTGTTTTAGATTGCTTTCCAAAGGAGTCTGTATAAACCATGGAGCAGCAGTTCTCAGCCTATGGCCTCAGGGAGTGGAAGGACTGCTTCTCATCAGCCTGtgaaaggaaagcaaggaaATAAACCATTAATCAACAACATTAAATTCACTAGGAAAGGCTCTGCACACTGAAAAGAAACTTGAGATCTCGTCACGTAAGATCTTCCTCTATTACACATGTACTTGACACAACCCTTCAGGTCTTTATGGGTCTTCCAAAATTGTACTTTCGCATACGTATTTCACAGGCATTTTTCTAAGATATAAGGAAAAGCTGGTCTTCTGTAGCCTGTGGCAGTTTCACCCTTGAAACTGAGAAGCCATAGTTTAACCTGTAGTTTTTGCTTTTCGTTTAGTGTAACCTGTAGCTTTTGCACTTCCTGCTCcaagtgttttctgtttctcatcatTCCATCTGAAGTCTACAACTTGGACAGGAGCAGAAGGGAGAgagcaaaagagaagaaaaacagagagaagggaaaaatcttGTGGATTTCCTTCCTGGCTTGAGTATTGCTTCTTGTTAACAGGCAGAATACAGCAGTCAATACTAAATCATTCTTTTAACTGATCTAAAATAGTTCCTATAAAGCTAAAATAATGACCTATCATTCATTATATAttcaaaaaatatgtattttttatcaAATGTCTGAAAATTTTCACTTGGCAAGTTAATGTGAACTGGGACTATAGAACTGCTTACTTCCCACATAAGTATCTTAAATTGTGAAGCCACACATTCAATGCATTTGGCATCGATAATTCCCACTGCTTTTCATACTGTTCTTCACATTCTTTTTGGATAATATAAAAATCTGACGATTATTAATGCATGCAAGTACTTGCTGTGCTGTTTTGAAGATCTGGCATTACATCCCTACAGTTCCTCAGAGAGCTGTACTAGCACTCAGGAGAACAATGGTAGCTAATAATATCACAAAGGTAAGCCACAACAGAAGGCTAAAGTGAGCCTTCAGTACAAAAACTATTACGCACCTTGTGCTTTTATGCTCCCACACGTACAGCTAGTGGGAGGCTGTGTCACAAACAATTCCACCAAGTccactagaaagaaaaaaaaaaaaagttcccaaAGGCAAACTGGTTCTATGGCAGAATCTGACCTGCACTAAACAGACTTGGAGACCCAGAAAATCTGCTATCTCCTCCTTATCTCCTCCTTCCTCACTGAGAGAaaacagacaaggaaaaaaaaaaaaaacttactgtTGACTTATTCGGGCACATAAGATGTAGGCAGTCTACAACAAGATATTCACTTCTTTTGTCAATGAATACAAAGATttgtatgcaaaaggtgaaaaattaAGTTTTGTATCACCTGAaagtatatacatgtacactATGGAACAATAAATCCTGATATTTATGAACTAGAACACAGTATCAGAGCAATCCTATTATGATATCATTCACTATTTGACACAAAACTGCTATTTTGGCAATTATACAAAATTAAGTTTTTTAGCTATTATAGATCTGATTATTTGATATCTTGTTGTATTATGTTCTTTCCTTCTACTGAAGTTTCAAAGTCTGCTTCTATGCTTCACTTGACTCTCAGATTTTGTGCACTAGTATGGAGATTGAAACCTGACTTTTCAGCCAATTAGTACTGGGCTTTTTGTAAAATAGCCTATAACCCTTTAACATTTTTCTATATTGAATTTCATTACAGAACAGTATGTAACCCTGCAAAGAATTTCAACTGAATTGATCAAATTATCTAGAAAAGTTATTCAACTTTAatgtattgattttttaaaacaaatctctTTAATCAGAAAAACTGTCAGTAAGTTTGCGTATTTTCTATGAActtaagaaaatataataaatcacacattttttctcaggTTTGCTGGCTTAACcaaggtttgttttcttttcttttctgtacaagaaattttgaaatatcataaaagagattttcttccttttttcatgTATTGTTTTGATTTCTTCAGACTACCACAGAGACCTGAGGTTTAAGGCTAGAAAGGTGTCTTCACAGTTgatttcaattttctttgtgttttatttttttgcttaccTTAAGTTTTTTTGCTTACCTTAAGTTTTCACACTGAGAGAAGGTCATCCAATAATCCTGTTATGACTTTGATTTCAGGAATATATAGTTGGAGATATTTTAGACTAGCTACTGAATTTTCTTGGACTCCCCAGACAAAGTTCTCCACTCACCATGGTTCCTTGTGGCTTTAGGAGGGTTCTTGTATCACCAGAAAAAGTATTTGGTCTAAATATGCTTTTAACAGTCACTGAAGTTTTAGGAGACTAAGCTTGGTTAAAAAAAGTAGAGGGTGGGAGAGCAAATCAACATCTTGTTCAGAAGGAGAAGATGTTCTTTGGTCCAAGTGAGATGGAGCTGACTGCCACAGTGTTTCTCAGAGCACTTACTTTCTGCAGGACATTTACAATGGAGAGCAACATCTAAACCATTGTTCTCAGAACATTTTACTTCCATTTTTCATTCAAGCAGGTGTGGTTTTATGAACTTCACTTTTTCACTTTCAGTTAATGGAGAGTGTTAAGTGACGTTCACTTAATGACAAGTTCACTTAATGGCAAGTGATGTTCACTTAATGACAGGTgatttcagaaatacaaaacaagagACCTTCAGTCAAAGACAAGTGCCTCAGACCCAATTCCAGTGTCTGAGAACTTGCCTTGCTTTTCCCAAGGACATAAAAGCCTGACTTCCTCTCAAACATTATAAAACTGCCAAGGTGTCTTTATGTTGCCACAAAACCTCACTTTTCCAAGTGATGACCAAAGTAGTCGAATTCCGTATGCAGGGTTTGTAGGTAGCtaaaatgggatttttgcttTGATCAACTATTTCATTTGCCAAGAGTAAGAACAGAAAGGGTGAAGAAAATATGTGACAAGTTCTCAACAGTGCAGTGAAGCAGAAGATGAGAAATGTCATATTAATGAATGAAAAGTGAAACCAAAGTGTACATGACACAGAACAttgatcacagaaaaacaacagaggCTGAAAGATCAGAGTGAGGCATACCAAATCACATATCAAAACAGACAAGAATACAAAAAGATACCTAGGAAATAGCATGCAATTCACTAGGAAAAATGTTGCAGAAGTATTATGATATCATGAagagcaaatacatttttaagatatgaaaatatttttctcacaaATTAGAGCTTAAAAAATCAAAGTCTCAATAAATTTGAATAACACATATCACTTCCTTTCAAACTTTTTAGAGCTCTACAAATAGCTGAAATTTTTAAGTTTAAGTCATGCAAACCCCAAACTAGGTAGTTTTCAATTCAACAGTTTCTAACTTCTGCTCCCAAACTAGAAAATTTATCAAGTTAATTCTTTCTCCTTCCagcacttttaattaaaaagcatttccaCTCCAAAATCTATCACAGAGCATGATTAGACAGCTACTTAGATTAATTTccctttgtttaattttaatgtacTAATTTAAAGACTTTGGACTTTCTTATGAAATGCTTCTCCTGGCCATGTTTCTGGAGTGGGAACTTGTCTCCTGGAAATCAGTGCATTCGAAAGGCAAGGATTTTTCATGTACTTCACTGTTGTGTCTGGTGTGGTTTCTTCAGCACTTACATAGTAGCATGATGGATGTTCTCAAAAAGCTTTCAGTTTAATCATGGTGGACTCAACCACTGTTGAGTTGATTTGTATTCTCCTCCTTCCATCACTGGTGAGCAACGCTGGTGTCAATTCCTATGTCCTCAAGTTTTACAGCTTCACTTGTAGGTTTATCAGACTCCATTGTCCCTCCTGAAGTCAATAGATCTGAGGCTCCTTAGTAACAAGTTTTCTTAGCCTGCTATTCCCATATTGCAGTTTAATTTCCAGCCTTAAAGATCTACATAACTTTTTAGAAAAGGACTAAGTTTCAAAAGTGCCCAGGGTTTAACAGTCCTCAGTGTAATGGTGACCATGAGCCAGACAGGTTGATCTGCATTCATTAAATCTTGATATATTCCTGTCTGCATGGTGTTATATCAACATTATCAGAAGATATTCATTGTTTTCCTAATCGTTCCTCTATGTCTTCTTTAAAAACCTCATTGTTATAAAACAACTTTAGCAATTCAGTCATTCTTAATAGCCTCTTAATAATCACTCATTCCAGCTCCCATCTACTTCtctcaaagctttcctttgtattttcctGTCACTGTATTAGCAAAGCTGTTCTTAGTCACTGTGTGTTTTTGTTCAGCTGAAGCTAAACAGAATAACTTGAATTCTCATGCAATAAAGGTCTCTGCTGCTTGTGCCATGGATGCACATCCAGTGAGGTTCAGTCTTGCCCTTCTCACTTGCTCGTTTAATGCTTTCTCTCtgcagaaaaatgtcttttttttttcttctccctcttaaGAAAGCTTGTATCACAATTCTTCTCCACTTTCATTGTAGGATCTTTTATAACCCTCAGATCAGATCCCAGGGCTGCCTACCTTACAAAGCCATATTTATCACTTCTCAGTCTATCCTAATTCCTCTAGATGTGCTTtctaaatgaattaaaaaatgtgtgtggACAAATTTAACCTCAGGATTATTTGACTGTGTACTTAAGTTCTCTGATGAAAAACATGTTCTATATTATGTTATTGGAGAGGATATACCATTATCTGTAGATCTTCTATGTGCCATGAGAATTTCCCTAATATGAGTCATATACCATAATCCTTTACAATGGTAGCTGAGTGTATATATGTTGTCTCCAATGAATAGCTACTAATCATTTTAATGACAAATTACAGAATGGGAAACACACTCATGTTGAGATTTAACTTGTTCCATAATAGTTAAAATGACATTTCCCCATAGTAAAGTAATTTTAACAAACAGTACTTCAATTTAGGTTTTAAAATGCCTACAAatttataaagatttttttttataaactccTACTTTTACAGCAACTTCTCCTATAAAGTATCCCCAAATACACACAAAGCCAACTACTACAAACTCCTGATTAGCACAAAAGAACAGATAAGAATTTCACCCTTCCTAGAAATCACAAGGGAAATGGGATCCTAATGTCACATTTACTGCCATCTAACACTGGGACCCTAAAGCCTTGAAAAGATTGAGTTAAATTTCAGCTAGCCATACAGGTCAGAGATCAAGTGAGATCCCAGAATAAAGTGTCAATCTGCAACAGAAGTGGGCAGTAGGCTCAGACGGTGACCAGCCCTCAGTTGTCTCTGGACAGCCTTTTACCCCACAATATCTGTTTGGACACCAGTTTGGTGCTTAAGGCACCACTGTAAAGAGCCCAGCTTTGTACCATGATAAACTCCTTCCAGGATATGGAAAGCTATTTAGAGCACCCTGAGCTGGGGTCCTGCAGGCTTCTGCAGCACCCATGCTGCAGAGAAATGCACTCTGCTTTCCGCCAGATGAGAGCTTCTCAGGGCTGCCTGTGGACTCATGTCCTGTAACTGTGGGAAGTGACAAGGTCCCTCCAGCATCCAAGAGGAGAGATTATCCCTGCAGAAAATTATTACATCCCAGAGTAGGGAGTGTCTTTGTCTGCAAGAGCCAAAACTGTAACTGATGCAATCACTGAAAAAGATCCTCAATGGGAGTTAAATACCTTCTCAGCAGCATGCTCAGCAcagatatatacatacattaaTACTCTGTGATTCTTCAGACAAATTCTTATTTCTGAAGTCAGCTCTAATGAATCCATATTTAAATTTATCCACCCATCTAGATTTTTTCATCGTAATTTCTGAATCAGAGTTCACACATGAGCCACAGCAATATTTACTATACCAAGCTGAGCAATGACAGCTCTGTGATTTAGAAGAAGTGAAGACCCAGATTAATTGCATTTGTAATATCAGTGGCAGTCAGCATTGTTTCCCAGTCCAGTTCTTCACATGTGACACATCGAAACAGATTAGGAGGAATAAAAAGAATTTTCAGTACGTATGGGTTATGAATTTCAGTGGGCTCCCAGTCAAGCCCTCACTTACCTTCATTCCTACAGTAGAAAACCACTTATTCTGGACACCAGTTGTACAGCATGGTATGAGGAGGAAGCCTTGCACTGAATAAACAGACAGCATGCAACCTCTCACTGGGGGGATCTTACTGTGACACTAGCCTGGTGAGAtgtggacagcagcagcagcacttctaACTGAGAAATGAGCACTGACTCTAGTGGGATTATTTCTGTCAGGGAGATAAATTCAGAGGTTACGATTCACTTGACTATAATTTGACAATTTACTTCAATTGACCTTCAACACCTCAGCCTTTTTGTTCCACAGTTTAGGGAGATGCTCTTAGCCCCAAAGCCTTGCAGTAGTATGAGATGGCTAATCCCAGCAAGATTCTCAGGATGTAACTATTTCggtttaatttgattttaatcTTGGCCTAATTTCTACTGTTTATGTTATACATTGGGAAATGAAGAATGAAAGCTTGATTTCTCAAGCTCAGTCTTAGCACAAGAACTAAATCATAGTTTCTGATTTATGCCCACTCACCTGTGCTTTCAAAGCCCACAGTAGTCTGAAGGTGAGGAAGACTAGACCTGaaactggaaggaaaatgcaaatattaatcTGTAcatcaaaacaattaaaatgccAAATCAATTCTAAGATGTTAGTGTTCATGCACaataaagcactttttttttcttattttgctcATAGATCATACACAACTGAGCTGTCCAGACAAATATGTAGCTGAGGTGAGAATTCATGGTTTTGGACCACCTTGAGTTTCCCTATTGAGGTGCATGACAGATAAGGGAACAGAGGCAAGACAAGAAAGCTTGATGTGTCAGCACAACGAAAATGCAGTAAAACATTCCTCTCACAACACCTAATGTGTTCCCATGATCTTCAGAGTATATTATGAAAAAATCCCAGGGAAAACACAgactattttctttcattctcattttgacttttttttctctctctctttttaaggaGACAAAGATTGTGTGGTGCAAGTTACAGTGATATGGAGCTAGAACTGTTAGCCTTGCTTACAATGACCTGACTTGTGTCATTGCAGAAAAACAATCCAGAGACTAAATCAGAAGAACCATGAGACAAATTATCTAATTGAAACAGGTGTTGGTAAACAGCTCATTACTGAGACCTCAGAGCCCAGGAAGCCAAGGTGTGGAAACACAACAAATCCACTGAAGTCAGACTTTGAAAAGAATGTGAACGAGTACTctatttaaaatagatttagactgtcttttacttttctttcatgCCTTattgatgatgaagatgaaatGCACTTTTTGGCACTCCAGACGGCACCAATTAAACTTGATTTCTTGCTTGAGATCCTCATAACTCCACTTGTCTCTCACTTCTAAGCCAATTCTGTTTTGagttttaaatttctgtttcgTTCAGAGAGAAAGTATTGCTCCCACTCGAACAACCTAACTTGCAATTCatgaaaatacacacacaaatcccaGTCCCTGCCAAAAAGTTATTGTCCAACATTTGTGCTTTATTTCTAAGAAAAGTTAGGATAATTTTTCTATATTTGTATAATGTATGGTTATGAATGACGGATTGTCTCTTACCACTTGATTATACAGTACTTGACATGATAGTCTCTTGATTGTAATTGCATAGACCATGCATATTACATTACCTGCCTACCTTTACCAAATATAATGTTTTCTTACCCTTTACTTTTTATCACTTAGAATGTGAAATCTGAAATGTCCTGTTCATAGGCCAGTCCCTGGGCTATGGTACCTTACCACAGACACATGCATACTTCATGTATTGGACAAAGTTCAAATAGTTTCCTCTATTTCTCTGAGATTGAGAATAAATATGGCAGACTTTGGCCAGAGCTCTTAGAGCCAGGGGACCTGGCACTACCTTTTGACACCTCTTCAGGGTCTTCAGAAAGTCCATGACTGCTAGCCATCCCTCTCTCTTCCTAGTTCTTTCTCCTTACAAAGCCCTCTTACACTGAGACATTACTTTAGTGAACAGCATACAGTATTCAGAAATTACTGGGTTCCACCTCATATTTCTACAGGCACTGACATTGCATGTATCACATTTCTTAAGTCCTCAATTTATATGTACTTGCTTGTAAGCCAAAACTATTTATCAACCCATACAAGagatctattaaaaaaaaaaggcattttcacAAACTACCTTGACTCACCTGCCCCTTCTTCCATTAGTGCCATCCAAACTAGCTAAACATCAATATTTATGGATTGCTTTGAGCCTTTTGAATATTATTCTGCTGAGTGAATACTGCTTCCCACTAGAAGAAATagcttttcaaaaaaacaaaaaaaaaaaaaaaaaaaaaaaa is part of the Anas platyrhynchos isolate ZD024472 breed Pekin duck chromosome 5, IASCAAS_PekinDuck_T2T, whole genome shotgun sequence genome and harbors:
- the BEGAIN gene encoding brain-enriched guanylate kinase-associated protein isoform X2, coding for MPTTQRASAAEMEKIRVRNSWVPTCLWQPRILQGRLAKSSPTLWDSTLQEQKGELRKRLSYTTHKLEMLETEFDSTRQYLEIELRRAQEELEKVTEKLRRIQNNYLALQRINQDLEDKLYRMGQHYEEEKRALSHEIIALNNHLIEAKVTIDKLSEDNELYRKDCNLAAQLLQCSKNYDRAHKLSEKCTEIVAITLVKEPYMLPSDFQERVSIHLEKHGCSLSVPLCHTSYADTIPTCVIAKVLEKPDPNSLSSHLSSPSTREFQDSAGKLGQRPQYKSDIYCSDTALYCPEERRRERRQSVDTQVKDVGFLRSQNSTDSTVEEDGFHSSFSHEAFPEYITSLPTSSSYSSFSVTSEEKENAQANTMTASQQAIYMSNRDELFERKSPAGYEHQGSPRFAKSKPAQHMELADDNENSPTFTRTLPPYANEPFHFSAMTPQQALANQKMSTHLSEEDLPGRWRQLSVEDIGAYSYRNTDRLSPCSFSEQYYSSPIKKGDSRASPIYATYKADSCSEGDDICQSRLVDSCFLRTDSGLNIDISTSCKQDKLPTYKTKESRDQKNERITVQLCSNKNIENSPVLKREYVDVSPNSSAESLNQSSMEASEIHQSSMEQGSHSGIHSKQQQFQRTGSTGLSRKDSLTKAQLYGTLLN
- the BEGAIN gene encoding brain-enriched guanylate kinase-associated protein isoform X4, coding for MLPEDRKHFEDSLTVKASAAEMEKISTLQEQKGELRKRLSYTTHKLEMLETEFDSTRQYLEIELRRAQEELEKVTEKLRRIQNNYLALQRINQDLEDKLYRMGQHYEEEKRALSHEIIALNNHLIEAKVTIDKLSEDNELYRKDCNLAAQLLQCSKNYDRAHKLSEKCTEIVAITLVKEPYMLPSDFQERVSIHLEKHGCSLSVPLCHTSYADTIPTCVIAKVLEKPDPNSLSSHLSSPSTREFQDSAGKLGQRPQYKSDIYCSDTALYCPEERRRERRQSVDTQVKDVGFLRSQNSTDSTVEEDGFHSSFSHEAFPEYITSLPTSSSYSSFSVTSEEKENAQANTMTASQQAIYMSNRDELFERKSPAGYEHQGSPRFAKSKPAQHMELADDNENSPTFTRTLPPYANEPFHFSAMTPQQALANQKMSTHLSEEDLPGRWRQLSVEDIGAYSYRNTDRLSPCSFSEQYYSSPIKKGDSRASPIYATYKADSCSEGDDICQSRLVDSCFLRTDSGLNIDISTSCKQDKLPTYKTKESRDQKNERITVQLCSNKNIENSPVLKREYVDVSPNSSAESLNQSSMEASEIHQSSMEQGSHSGIHSKQQQFQRTGSTGLSRKDSLTKAQLYGTLLN
- the BEGAIN gene encoding brain-enriched guanylate kinase-associated protein isoform X5 — encoded protein: MPTTQRASAAEMEKISTLQEQKGELRKRLSYTTHKLEMLETEFDSTRQYLEIELRRAQEELEKVTEKLRRIQNNYLALQRINQDLEDKLYRMGQHYEEEKRALSHEIIALNNHLIEAKVTIDKLSEDNELYRKDCNLAAQLLQCSKNYDRAHKLSEKCTEIVAITLVKEPYMLPSDFQERVSIHLEKHGCSLSVPLCHTSYADTIPTCVIAKVLEKPDPNSLSSHLSSPSTREFQDSAGKLGQRPQYKSDIYCSDTALYCPEERRRERRQSVDTQVKDVGFLRSQNSTDSTVEEDGFHSSFSHEAFPEYITSLPTSSSYSSFSVTSEEKENAQANTMTASQQAIYMSNRDELFERKSPAGYEHQGSPRFAKSKPAQHMELADDNENSPTFTRTLPPYANEPFHFSAMTPQQALANQKMSTHLSEEDLPGRWRQLSVEDIGAYSYRNTDRLSPCSFSEQYYSSPIKKGDSRASPIYATYKADSCSEGDDICQSRLVDSCFLRTDSGLNIDISTSCKQDKLPTYKTKESRDQKNERITVQLCSNKNIENSPVLKREYVDVSPNSSAESLNQSSMEASEIHQSSMEQGSHSGIHSKQQQFQRTGSTGLSRKDSLTKAQLYGTLLN
- the BEGAIN gene encoding brain-enriched guanylate kinase-associated protein isoform X1, with amino-acid sequence MLPEDRKHFEDSLTVKASAAEMEKIRVRNSWVPTCLWQPRILQGRLAKSSPTLWDSTLQEQKGELRKRLSYTTHKLEMLETEFDSTRQYLEIELRRAQEELEKVTEKLRRIQNNYLALQRINQDLEDKLYRMGQHYEEEKRALSHEIIALNNHLIEAKVTIDKLSEDNELYRKDCNLAAQLLQCSKNYDRAHKLSEKCTEIVAITLVKEPYMLPSDFQERVSIHLEKHGCSLSVPLCHTSYADTIPTCVIAKVLEKPDPNSLSSHLSSPSTREFQDSAGKLGQRPQYKSDIYCSDTALYCPEERRRERRQSVDTQVKDVGFLRSQNSTDSTVEEDGFHSSFSHEAFPEYITSLPTSSSYSSFSVTSEEKENAQANTMTASQQAIYMSNRDELFERKSPAGYEHQGSPRFAKSKPAQHMELADDNENSPTFTRTLPPYANEPFHFSAMTPQQALANQKMSTHLSEEDLPGRWRQLSVEDIGAYSYRNTDRLSPCSFSEQYYSSPIKKGDSRASPIYATYKADSCSEGDDICQSRLVDSCFLRTDSGLNIDISTSCKQDKLPTYKTKESRDQKNERITVQLCSNKNIENSPVLKREYVDVSPNSSAESLNQSSMEASEIHQSSMEQGSHSGIHSKQQQFQRTGSTGLSRKDSLTKAQLYGTLLN
- the BEGAIN gene encoding brain-enriched guanylate kinase-associated protein isoform X3, translating into MLPEDRKHFEDSLTVKASAAEMEKIRVRNSWVPTCLWQPRILQGRLAKSSPTLWDSTLQEQKGELRKRLSYTTHKLEMLETEFDSTRQYLEIELRRAQEELEKVTEKLRRIQNNYLALQRINQDLEDKLYRMGQHYEEEKRALSHEIIALNNHLIEAKVTIDKLSEDNELYRKDCNLAAQLLQCSKNYDRAHKLSELPSDFQERVSIHLEKHGCSLSVPLCHTSYADTIPTCVIAKVLEKPDPNSLSSHLSSPSTREFQDSAGKLGQRPQYKSDIYCSDTALYCPEERRRERRQSVDTQVKDVGFLRSQNSTDSTVEEDGFHSSFSHEAFPEYITSLPTSSSYSSFSVTSEEKENAQANTMTASQQAIYMSNRDELFERKSPAGYEHQGSPRFAKSKPAQHMELADDNENSPTFTRTLPPYANEPFHFSAMTPQQALANQKMSTHLSEEDLPGRWRQLSVEDIGAYSYRNTDRLSPCSFSEQYYSSPIKKGDSRASPIYATYKADSCSEGDDICQSRLVDSCFLRTDSGLNIDISTSCKQDKLPTYKTKESRDQKNERITVQLCSNKNIENSPVLKREYVDVSPNSSAESLNQSSMEASEIHQSSMEQGSHSGIHSKQQQFQRTGSTGLSRKDSLTKAQLYGTLLN